One stretch of Amycolatopsis sp. NBC_00345 DNA includes these proteins:
- the pcrA gene encoding DNA helicase PcrA has translation MDTLFDLPAELPDEKRVPARNGVADLLEDLNPAQREAVSHAGGPLLVVAGAGSGKTRVLTRRIAYLLGQRGVHPGEIMAITFTNKAAAEMRERVAALVGRRANAMWVSTFHSMCVRILRREAKTLDMSSSFSIYDSDDTKRLITLVARDLDIDPKKYAARTLAVNISNLKNELIGPEDAAANAANDLERRVAEVYGEYQRRLDQANAFDFDDLIMRTVSLLQTFPDVAEYYRRRFRHVLVDEYQDTNHAQYTLVRVLAGTEPSDSGIAPAELCVVGDADQSIYAFRGATIRNIEEFERDFPNAHTILLEQNYRSTQTILSAANAVIARNPNRRAKRLWTDSGDGEKIVGYVSDNDHDEAAFVAGEIDALAEKGEADYSDVAVFYRTNNQSRVFEEIFIRLGLPYKVVGGVRFYERREVRDMLAYLRVLANPEDTVSLRRILNVPKRGIGDRAEAVVATHAERERISFAAALRDAVEGKVPLLNPRSAKAITGFVSLLDDLGEVAASGAEVHDLLESVLERTGYRAELEESDDPQDASRVENLTELVTVAREFTEFTAEVTQDENAELVLDDGVPAPGSLPAFLERVSLVADADSIPAADGGEEGDGGAGVVTLMTVHTAKGLEYPVVFCTGWEDGVFPHMRALGDPAELAEERRLAYVAITRARQRLYVSRALVRSAWGQPQMNPASRFLDELPPDLVDWRRLEPSSAGFGNFGSSSGSSSSGPRAATTWGRRSPSSSTSSTSPFGKAWKDTVALKLDVGDRVSHDKYGLGTVVSCDGVGPRSTATIDFGASGKVRLMLIGSVPMVKL, from the coding sequence CCCGACGAAAAGCGCGTGCCCGCCCGGAACGGGGTGGCCGACCTGCTCGAGGACCTCAATCCCGCGCAGCGCGAGGCCGTCAGCCACGCGGGCGGGCCGCTGCTCGTCGTCGCCGGCGCGGGCTCGGGCAAGACCCGGGTGCTGACCCGCCGGATCGCTTACCTGCTGGGGCAGCGGGGCGTGCACCCCGGCGAGATCATGGCGATCACGTTCACCAACAAGGCCGCGGCCGAGATGCGCGAGCGCGTCGCGGCGCTCGTGGGCCGCCGGGCCAACGCGATGTGGGTGTCCACCTTCCACTCCATGTGCGTGCGGATCCTGCGCCGCGAGGCGAAGACGCTGGACATGTCGTCGAGCTTCTCCATCTACGACTCCGACGACACGAAGCGGCTGATCACGCTCGTCGCGCGGGACCTCGACATCGACCCGAAGAAGTACGCCGCGCGCACGCTCGCGGTGAACATCTCGAACCTGAAGAACGAGCTGATCGGCCCGGAGGACGCGGCGGCGAACGCGGCGAACGACCTCGAGCGCCGCGTGGCCGAGGTGTACGGCGAGTACCAGCGCCGGCTCGACCAGGCCAACGCGTTCGACTTCGACGACCTGATCATGCGCACGGTGTCGCTGCTGCAGACGTTCCCGGACGTCGCCGAGTACTACCGGCGCCGGTTCCGCCACGTACTCGTCGACGAGTACCAGGACACGAACCACGCGCAGTACACCCTGGTGCGTGTGCTGGCGGGCACCGAGCCGAGCGACTCCGGCATCGCGCCGGCCGAACTGTGCGTGGTGGGTGACGCGGACCAGTCGATCTACGCCTTCCGCGGCGCCACGATCCGCAACATCGAGGAGTTCGAGCGCGACTTCCCCAACGCGCACACGATCCTGCTGGAGCAGAACTACCGGTCCACGCAGACGATCCTGTCGGCGGCGAACGCGGTGATCGCGCGAAACCCGAACCGGCGCGCGAAGCGGCTGTGGACCGATTCCGGCGACGGCGAGAAGATCGTCGGCTACGTCTCGGACAACGACCACGACGAGGCGGCTTTCGTCGCGGGCGAGATCGACGCGCTGGCGGAGAAGGGCGAGGCGGACTACTCCGATGTCGCCGTCTTCTACCGCACCAACAACCAGTCGCGGGTGTTCGAGGAGATCTTCATCCGGCTCGGCCTGCCGTACAAGGTCGTCGGCGGCGTGCGGTTCTACGAGCGGCGCGAGGTCCGGGACATGCTGGCGTACCTGAGGGTGCTGGCGAACCCGGAGGACACGGTCAGCCTGCGCCGCATCCTGAACGTCCCGAAGCGCGGCATCGGCGACCGCGCCGAGGCCGTCGTCGCGACGCACGCGGAGCGCGAGCGGATCTCCTTCGCGGCCGCGCTGCGCGACGCCGTCGAGGGCAAGGTGCCACTGCTGAACCCGCGCTCGGCCAAGGCGATCACCGGTTTCGTGTCGCTGCTCGACGACCTCGGCGAGGTGGCCGCGTCCGGCGCGGAGGTGCACGACCTGCTGGAGTCCGTGCTGGAGCGCACGGGTTACCGCGCGGAGCTCGAAGAGTCCGACGACCCGCAGGACGCTTCGCGGGTGGAGAACCTGACGGAGCTCGTCACGGTGGCGCGGGAGTTCACCGAGTTCACCGCCGAGGTCACCCAGGACGAGAACGCCGAGCTGGTGCTGGACGACGGCGTGCCGGCGCCCGGTTCGCTGCCGGCGTTCCTGGAGCGCGTGTCGCTGGTCGCGGACGCCGATTCGATCCCGGCCGCGGACGGCGGCGAGGAGGGCGACGGCGGTGCGGGCGTGGTCACGCTGATGACCGTGCACACCGCGAAGGGCCTGGAGTACCCGGTGGTGTTCTGCACCGGCTGGGAGGACGGCGTCTTCCCGCACATGCGCGCGCTCGGCGACCCGGCGGAGCTGGCCGAAGAGCGGCGGCTCGCGTACGTCGCGATCACGCGGGCGCGGCAACGGCTGTACGTCTCGCGCGCCCTGGTGCGGTCGGCGTGGGGGCAGCCGCAGATGAACCCGGCTTCGCGGTTCCTCGACGAGCTCCCGCCGGACCTGGTCGACTGGCGGCGGCTGGAGCCGTCGTCGGCGGGCTTCGGAAACTTCGGGTCGTCCTCCGGATCCTCGTCCTCGGGCCCGCGGGCGGCGACCACGTGGGGCCGGCGGTCCCCGTCTTCGTCCACCTCGTCGACGTCGCCGTTCGGCAAGGCGTGGAAGGACACGGTGGCCCTGAAGCTGGACGTCGGCGACCGCGTGAGCCACGACAAGTACGGCCTCGGCACAGTGGTGTCCTGCGACGGCGTCGGCCCCCGCTCGACGGCGACCATCGACTTCGGCGCGTCGGGCAAGGTCCGGCTGATGCTGATCGGCAGCGTCCCCATGGTGAAGCTCTGA
- a CDS encoding M23 family metallopeptidase produces MVAAVAAGAFAAAAAGQTLKTVTADSDAAVTPLANAQEASASFTLGSAGSGGAPELLPAGHGMDASAEAAKMADNQKVTEAREQAEADAARKAAEEASRPKTCLPANGTFTSGFGARWGTSHLGIDIANSIGTPIYAASDGTVIQAGPASGFGLWVRVQLEDGTIQVYGHMDSFSVHEGQKVKCGEQIAKIGDRGESTGPHLHFEVWQNGSKKIDPRPWLAARGITV; encoded by the coding sequence GTGGTCGCCGCTGTCGCGGCAGGCGCGTTCGCCGCAGCCGCCGCAGGCCAGACGCTCAAGACCGTGACCGCGGACTCCGACGCCGCCGTCACCCCGCTCGCCAACGCCCAGGAAGCGAGTGCCTCCTTCACCCTCGGCAGCGCCGGCTCCGGTGGCGCCCCCGAGCTGCTGCCCGCCGGCCACGGCATGGATGCCTCCGCCGAGGCCGCCAAGATGGCCGACAACCAGAAGGTCACCGAGGCCCGCGAGCAGGCCGAGGCCGACGCCGCGCGCAAGGCTGCCGAAGAGGCCTCTCGCCCGAAGACCTGCCTGCCGGCCAACGGCACGTTCACCTCCGGCTTCGGCGCCCGCTGGGGCACCAGCCACCTCGGCATCGACATCGCGAACTCGATCGGCACGCCGATCTACGCCGCCTCCGACGGCACCGTGATCCAGGCCGGCCCGGCCAGCGGCTTCGGCCTCTGGGTCCGCGTCCAGCTCGAGGACGGCACCATCCAGGTCTACGGCCACATGGACAGCTTCTCGGTCCACGAGGGCCAGAAGGTCAAGTGCGGCGAGCAGATCGCGAAGATCGGCGACCGCGGCGAGAGCACCGGCCCGCACCTGCACTTCGAGGTCTGGCAGAACGGCAGCAAGAAGATCGACCCGCGCCCGTGGCTCGCGGCTCGCGGCATCACGGTCTGA
- the sucC gene encoding ADP-forming succinate--CoA ligase subunit beta yields the protein MDLYEYQARDLFAAHGVPVLPGSVATTPEEAKAAAEQIGTQVVVKAQVKVGGRGKAGGVKLAQTPDEAKEKAEAILGLDIKGHITHRVLVAAASDIAEEYYFSFLLDRSNRTFLAMASFEGGMEIEQLAVERPEALARIPVDAIAGVDKAKAVEILTAGKFPEKVLDEAADVVVKLWETFVAEDATLVEVNPLVRDPQDKIIALDGKVTLDENADFRQPGHEALVDKQAENPLEAKAKAKNLNYVKLDGQVGIIGNGAGLVMSTLDVVAYAGEKHGGVKPANFLDIGGGASAEVMAAGLDVILNDTDVKSVFVNVFGGITACDAVANGIVEALKILGDEASKPLVVRLDGNNVVEGRQILADANHPLVTVVDTMDNAADKAAELAAAGA from the coding sequence GTGGACCTCTACGAGTACCAGGCGAGGGATCTCTTCGCCGCCCACGGAGTACCGGTTCTGCCGGGCTCGGTGGCAACAACCCCCGAAGAAGCCAAGGCTGCCGCGGAGCAGATCGGCACCCAGGTCGTCGTCAAGGCGCAGGTGAAGGTCGGTGGCCGCGGAAAGGCCGGTGGCGTCAAGCTGGCCCAGACGCCGGACGAGGCGAAGGAGAAGGCGGAAGCCATTCTCGGCCTCGACATCAAGGGCCACATCACGCATCGCGTGCTGGTGGCCGCGGCCTCGGACATTGCCGAGGAGTACTACTTCTCCTTCCTGCTGGATCGGTCGAACCGCACCTTCCTGGCGATGGCGTCCTTCGAGGGCGGCATGGAGATCGAGCAGCTCGCGGTCGAGCGCCCCGAAGCGCTCGCCCGGATCCCGGTCGACGCGATCGCCGGGGTCGACAAGGCGAAGGCCGTCGAGATCCTCACCGCGGGCAAGTTCCCGGAGAAGGTCCTCGACGAGGCGGCCGACGTCGTCGTCAAGCTGTGGGAGACCTTCGTCGCGGAAGACGCGACGCTGGTCGAGGTCAACCCGCTGGTGCGCGACCCCCAGGACAAGATCATCGCCCTCGACGGCAAGGTCACCCTGGACGAGAACGCGGACTTCCGTCAGCCGGGCCACGAGGCCCTGGTCGACAAGCAGGCCGAGAACCCCTTGGAAGCCAAGGCGAAGGCCAAGAACCTCAACTACGTCAAGCTCGACGGCCAGGTCGGCATCATCGGCAACGGCGCGGGCCTGGTCATGTCCACTTTGGACGTGGTGGCGTACGCGGGCGAGAAGCACGGCGGCGTGAAGCCGGCCAACTTCCTCGACATCGGCGGCGGCGCGTCCGCCGAGGTGATGGCGGCCGGTCTGGACGTCATCCTCAACGACACCGACGTGAAGAGCGTGTTCGTCAACGTCTTCGGCGGCATCACCGCCTGTGACGCGGTGGCGAACGGCATCGTCGAGGCGCTGAAGATCCTGGGTGACGAGGCCAGCAAGCCGCTCGTCGTCCGGCTCGACGGCAACAACGTCGTGGAGGGTCGCCAGATCCTGGCCGACGCCAACCACCCGCTGGTCACCGTGGTGGACACTATGGACAACGCGGCCGACAAGGCCGCCGAGCTCGCCGCGGCAGGTGCGTGA
- the sucD gene encoding succinate--CoA ligase subunit alpha, with protein sequence MSIFINENSKVIVQGLTGSEGMKHATKMLKSGTDIVGGVNARKAGQTVTIEGKDLKVFGTVEEAIKETGADVSVIFVPPKFAKDAVLEAIDAEIPLAVVITEGIPVHDSAYFWAHAGAKGNKTRIIGPNCPGVITPGKSNAGIIPADISGPGGIGLVSKSGTLTYQMMYELRDIGFSTAVGIGGDPIIGTTHIDALEAFQNDPETKVIVMIGEIGGDAEERAADYIKANVTKPVVGYVAGFTAPEGKTMGHAGAIVSGSSGTAAAKKEALEAAGVKVGKTPSETAVLARELYNSLG encoded by the coding sequence ATGTCGATCTTCATCAACGAGAACAGCAAGGTCATCGTCCAGGGCCTCACCGGCTCCGAGGGCATGAAGCACGCCACCAAGATGCTGAAGTCCGGCACCGACATCGTGGGCGGCGTCAACGCCCGCAAGGCGGGCCAGACGGTCACCATCGAGGGCAAGGACCTCAAGGTCTTCGGCACGGTCGAAGAGGCCATCAAGGAGACCGGCGCCGACGTGTCGGTCATCTTCGTGCCGCCGAAGTTCGCCAAGGACGCCGTGCTCGAGGCCATCGACGCCGAGATCCCGCTGGCCGTGGTCATCACCGAGGGCATCCCGGTGCACGACTCGGCCTACTTCTGGGCCCACGCGGGCGCCAAGGGCAACAAGACCCGCATCATCGGGCCGAACTGCCCCGGCGTGATCACCCCGGGCAAGTCGAACGCCGGCATCATCCCGGCCGACATCTCCGGCCCCGGCGGGATCGGCCTGGTGTCGAAGTCCGGCACGCTGACCTACCAGATGATGTACGAGCTGCGTGACATCGGCTTCTCCACCGCCGTCGGCATCGGCGGCGACCCGATCATCGGCACCACGCACATCGACGCGCTCGAGGCGTTCCAGAACGACCCCGAGACGAAGGTCATCGTGATGATCGGCGAGATCGGCGGCGACGCCGAGGAGCGGGCGGCAGACTACATCAAGGCCAACGTCACCAAGCCGGTCGTCGGCTACGTCGCGGGCTTCACCGCGCCCGAGGGCAAGACGATGGGCCACGCCGGCGCCATCGTCTCCGGCTCCTCCGGCACGGCCGCCGCGAAGAAGGAGGCCCTCGAGGCCGCCGGCGTCAAGGTCGGCAAGACTCCGAGCGAGACCGCTGTGCTCGCACGTGAGCTGTACAACAGCCTGGGCTGA
- a CDS encoding DUF5336 domain-containing protein, which yields MTYPSGGPGYPQQGGGQQPLQGPPPSGPFPQQGPPPSSGGPALPQNLPTLLALVVAVLGVVQYFIGFSDEAGDVGQDTVFLLVGGLLSALHVLPKAPKVLPFAALFSVVGALGALDTVVAETSTPGIVTVVLILGIVQLLVSVGGLLLEYGVLKLPAPKPATPQYHQPQYGQSGPAGPFGQPQQYQPGATPPAPGQQPGSTPGQQPGATPPPGPGQQATTYAPQQGQFFQQPPADQPKPGSGTGTPPGGFGQQG from the coding sequence ATGACCTACCCCAGCGGCGGGCCCGGTTACCCCCAGCAGGGTGGCGGTCAGCAGCCCCTTCAGGGCCCGCCCCCGTCCGGCCCGTTCCCGCAGCAGGGCCCGCCCCCGTCGTCGGGCGGCCCGGCGCTGCCGCAGAACCTGCCGACGCTGCTCGCCCTCGTGGTGGCCGTGCTCGGTGTCGTCCAGTACTTCATCGGCTTCTCCGACGAGGCGGGCGACGTCGGCCAGGACACGGTTTTCCTGCTCGTCGGCGGCCTGCTCTCCGCGCTGCACGTGCTGCCGAAGGCCCCGAAGGTGCTGCCGTTCGCCGCGCTGTTCAGCGTGGTCGGCGCGCTCGGGGCGCTGGACACGGTGGTGGCCGAGACGAGCACGCCGGGCATCGTCACCGTCGTGCTGATCCTCGGCATCGTGCAGCTGCTGGTCTCCGTCGGCGGGCTGCTGCTCGAGTACGGCGTGCTCAAGCTGCCGGCGCCGAAGCCGGCCACGCCGCAGTACCACCAGCCGCAGTACGGCCAGTCCGGTCCGGCCGGCCCGTTCGGCCAGCCGCAGCAGTACCAGCCCGGTGCGACGCCGCCGGCTCCCGGCCAGCAGCCGGGCTCGACCCCCGGCCAGCAGCCGGGCGCCACGCCGCCGCCGGGCCCGGGGCAGCAGGCGACCACGTACGCGCCGCAGCAGGGCCAGTTCTTCCAGCAGCCCCCGGCCGACCAGCCGAAGCCAGGCTCGGGCACGGGCACTCCGCCGGGTGGTTTCGGCCAGCAGGGCTGA
- a CDS encoding cell division protein PerM translates to MQLLTSSGRPPGDGPVADSPELAAEVTPATRVRVLFSAAVGPLITGYALVATLIALVTLTADRFSAAGALLTAGPGWLAAYQVQLGIGGHPLGVLPLLPTAGAALLVARTASGAVLRLGFTRPGQAIPLVAVIAGAHALFGLVIALLALGAPVRVNPALAFAVPGVLAALAATAGVVRRCGLPHALAERLDPLAARGVRAGALGLAALVLVGALVFTLATVLSMSTVDDLFEPSVGSSLGLLLLSVLYLPNAVVAALSFVTGPGFTIGSLDVSLVGYHGGDVPALPLLGGIPAHAAVWWPALLVLPAAVGALVGWSVRRVDDDPAARIRVVAVAGAVVGFGCVVLGTLAGGRLGDGPFDPVSVPVGVASIVAFCWIVIPGGFVAFFAGAHAPAAPPTTLDVEPDEVFDDELVEEAEEPEESEEDTAEDADTETDAASEEPEDPDEPETEPDTAESDEFDEFDAEADAELGLEQPEDVVLDEPEPLLETPGETPGAVTGSTEASVDEKPREDDR, encoded by the coding sequence ATGCAGCTGCTCACCAGTTCCGGACGCCCGCCGGGCGACGGACCGGTGGCGGACTCCCCTGAACTCGCCGCGGAAGTGACTCCGGCGACGCGGGTGCGGGTGTTGTTCTCCGCCGCCGTCGGGCCGCTGATCACGGGATACGCCCTGGTCGCGACCCTGATCGCGCTCGTCACGCTGACCGCCGACCGGTTCTCCGCCGCGGGCGCGCTGCTCACGGCCGGGCCGGGCTGGCTCGCCGCGTACCAGGTGCAGCTCGGCATCGGCGGCCACCCGCTGGGCGTGCTGCCGCTGCTGCCCACGGCCGGTGCCGCGTTGCTGGTCGCGCGGACGGCGTCCGGCGCCGTCCTGCGGCTGGGCTTCACCCGGCCGGGGCAGGCCATCCCGCTGGTCGCCGTGATCGCCGGTGCGCACGCGCTGTTCGGCCTGGTCATCGCGTTGCTCGCGCTCGGCGCGCCGGTGCGGGTGAACCCGGCGCTCGCGTTCGCCGTGCCCGGGGTGCTGGCCGCGCTCGCCGCCACCGCCGGGGTGGTGCGCCGCTGCGGCCTGCCGCACGCCCTCGCCGAACGGCTGGACCCGCTGGCCGCGCGCGGCGTCCGGGCCGGCGCCCTCGGGCTCGCCGCGCTGGTGCTGGTGGGCGCGCTGGTGTTCACGCTCGCCACGGTGCTGTCGATGTCCACTGTGGACGACCTGTTCGAGCCGTCGGTCGGCAGCAGCCTCGGGCTGTTGCTGCTTTCGGTGCTGTACCTGCCCAACGCCGTCGTGGCGGCGCTGTCGTTCGTCACCGGGCCCGGGTTCACGATCGGCTCGCTCGACGTCAGCCTGGTCGGCTACCACGGCGGCGACGTGCCCGCCCTGCCGCTGCTCGGCGGCATCCCCGCGCACGCCGCCGTGTGGTGGCCCGCGCTGCTGGTGCTGCCGGCCGCCGTCGGCGCGCTCGTCGGCTGGTCGGTCCGCCGGGTGGACGACGACCCGGCCGCGCGCATCCGCGTCGTCGCCGTCGCGGGCGCCGTGGTCGGCTTCGGCTGCGTGGTGCTGGGGACGCTCGCGGGCGGACGGCTCGGCGACGGCCCGTTCGACCCGGTCAGCGTGCCTGTCGGCGTCGCCTCGATCGTGGCGTTCTGCTGGATCGTGATCCCGGGCGGGTTCGTGGCGTTCTTCGCCGGGGCACACGCGCCGGCCGCACCGCCGACCACGCTGGACGTCGAGCCCGACGAGGTCTTCGACGACGAGCTGGTCGAGGAAGCCGAAGAGCCCGAGGAGTCCGAAGAGGACACGGCCGAGGACGCGGACACCGAGACCGACGCCGCGTCGGAAGAGCCCGAAGACCCCGATGAGCCGGAGACCGAGCCGGACACAGCCGAGTCCGATGAGTTCGATGAGTTCGACGCCGAGGCCGACGCGGAACTGGGCCTGGAGCAGCCGGAGGACGTGGTCCTCGACGAGCCGGAACCCCTGCTCGAGACGCCCGGCGAGACGCCCGGCGCTGTGACCGGGTCCACCGAGGCCTCCGTCGACGAGAAGCCCCGCGAGGACGACCGTTAG
- the purN gene encoding phosphoribosylglycinamide formyltransferase codes for MDLPTPVKIVVLASGSGTLLQALLDAVARPGFPANVAAVGADRTGIEALTRAERADVPSFTVRVADHPDRAAWDQALTQAVAVYQPDLVVSAGFMKILGPEFLSRFENRVVNTHPALLPSFPGMHAVADALAAGVKVTGSTVHFVDAGVDTGPVIAQEAVLVEAEDTEDVLHERIKAVERRLLVETIERLGRGGCTVDGRKVRFS; via the coding sequence TTGGACCTGCCCACCCCGGTGAAGATCGTCGTGCTCGCGTCCGGTTCCGGCACACTGCTGCAGGCCCTGCTCGACGCCGTCGCGCGCCCCGGCTTCCCCGCGAACGTCGCCGCGGTCGGTGCCGACCGCACCGGCATCGAGGCGCTGACCAGGGCCGAGCGCGCGGACGTGCCGTCGTTCACCGTCCGCGTCGCCGACCACCCCGACCGCGCGGCCTGGGACCAGGCGCTGACCCAGGCCGTCGCCGTCTACCAGCCCGACCTGGTGGTGTCGGCGGGCTTCATGAAGATCCTCGGCCCCGAGTTCCTGTCCCGGTTCGAGAACCGGGTGGTCAACACACACCCGGCGCTGCTGCCGTCGTTCCCGGGGATGCACGCGGTCGCCGACGCGCTGGCGGCCGGCGTCAAGGTCACCGGGTCGACCGTGCACTTCGTCGACGCGGGGGTGGACACCGGGCCCGTCATCGCCCAGGAGGCGGTGCTGGTGGAGGCCGAGGACACCGAAGACGTCCTGCACGAGCGGATCAAGGCCGTGGAACGCAGGCTGCTGGTTGAAACGATCGAGCGACTCGGCCGTGGTGGCTGCACCGTGGACGGACGAAAGGTGAGGTTTTCGTGA
- the purH gene encoding bifunctional phosphoribosylaminoimidazolecarboxamide formyltransferase/IMP cyclohydrolase: MSTAEGRRPVRRALIGVSDKAGLLELATGLHAAGVEIVSTGGTAKVIANAGVPVTPVEQVTGFPESLDGRVKTLHPRVHAGLLADRGNDDHVAQLKKLDIAPFDLLVVNLYPFTQTVASGASPEDCVENIDIGGPAMVRAAAKNHGSVAVVVDPARYAWVLERVAEGGFELADRKRLAAQAYAHTAAYDTAVASWFANTYAPADDSGFPDFTGATWERADVLRYGENPHQKAALYKSAQPGLAHAEQLHGKAMSYNNYVDTDAARRAAFDFAEPAVAIIKHANPCGIAVGLDVAEAHRKAHACDPVSAYGGVIATNRPVTVEAAEQIAEVFTEVVLAPDFEPEALEVLQRKKNVRLLKLPVIERPAPIEFRPISGGVLVQTVDAIDAPGDDPANWQLATGAPADEQTLADLEFAWRSLRAVKSNAILLAHERATVGVGMGQVNRVDSSRLAVARAGDRAKGSVGASDAFFPFPDGLEVLIEAGVRAVVQPGGSIRDAEVIAAAEAAGITLYLTGTRHFAH; the protein is encoded by the coding sequence GTGAGCACTGCAGAAGGACGACGCCCGGTCCGGCGCGCGCTGATCGGCGTCTCGGACAAGGCCGGCCTGCTCGAGCTCGCGACCGGTCTGCACGCGGCCGGCGTGGAGATCGTGTCGACCGGCGGCACCGCGAAGGTGATCGCGAACGCGGGAGTCCCCGTCACTCCGGTCGAGCAGGTCACCGGGTTCCCGGAGTCGCTCGACGGCCGGGTGAAGACGCTGCACCCGCGCGTGCACGCCGGGCTGCTCGCCGACCGGGGCAACGACGACCACGTGGCGCAGCTCAAGAAGCTCGACATCGCGCCGTTCGACCTGCTCGTGGTGAACCTGTACCCGTTCACGCAGACCGTCGCGTCGGGCGCGAGCCCCGAGGACTGCGTGGAGAACATCGACATCGGCGGCCCGGCGATGGTGCGCGCGGCCGCGAAGAACCACGGCAGCGTCGCGGTGGTCGTGGACCCGGCGCGTTACGCCTGGGTGCTGGAGCGCGTCGCCGAGGGCGGCTTCGAGCTGGCCGACCGTAAGCGGCTCGCGGCGCAGGCGTACGCGCACACGGCGGCGTACGACACGGCTGTCGCTTCGTGGTTCGCGAACACGTACGCGCCCGCGGACGACTCCGGCTTCCCGGACTTCACCGGCGCCACCTGGGAACGCGCGGACGTGCTGCGCTACGGCGAGAACCCGCACCAGAAGGCCGCGCTGTACAAGAGCGCGCAGCCGGGGCTGGCGCACGCCGAGCAGCTGCACGGCAAGGCTATGTCGTACAACAACTACGTCGACACCGACGCCGCCCGGCGCGCCGCGTTCGACTTCGCCGAGCCCGCCGTCGCGATCATCAAGCACGCGAACCCGTGCGGTATCGCGGTGGGCCTGGACGTCGCCGAGGCGCACCGCAAGGCCCACGCGTGCGACCCGGTTTCGGCCTACGGCGGCGTGATCGCCACGAACCGGCCGGTGACGGTCGAGGCCGCGGAGCAGATCGCCGAGGTGTTCACCGAGGTCGTGCTGGCGCCCGACTTCGAGCCGGAGGCGCTGGAAGTCCTGCAGCGCAAGAAGAACGTGCGGCTGCTGAAGCTGCCGGTGATCGAGCGGCCGGCGCCGATCGAGTTCCGGCCGATCTCCGGCGGGGTGCTCGTGCAGACCGTCGACGCGATCGACGCCCCCGGCGACGACCCGGCCAACTGGCAGCTCGCGACCGGCGCCCCGGCCGACGAGCAGACGCTCGCGGACCTCGAATTCGCGTGGCGCTCACTGCGCGCGGTGAAGTCCAACGCGATCCTGCTGGCGCACGAGCGCGCCACGGTCGGCGTCGGCATGGGCCAGGTCAACCGCGTCGACTCCTCGCGGCTGGCGGTCGCTCGCGCGGGCGACCGGGCGAAGGGCTCGGTGGGCGCGTCCGACGCGTTCTTCCCGTTCCCGGACGGGCTCGAGGTGCTGATCGAGGCCGGCGTGCGCGCCGTCGTCCAGCCCGGTGGGTCCATTCGCGACGCCGAGGTGATCGCGGCCGCGGAGGCCGCGGGGATCACGCTGTACCTGACGGGCACACGCCACTTCGCGCACTGA
- a CDS encoding GNAT family N-acetyltransferase, whose amino-acid sequence MKHIALRAFTEDDLPVLDRFATDPEVLGAFQWNGFADPQARRRRFAEDGLLGGASSFIAVTVDGALAGMASWRAADRGGPAGGCHEIGLTLLPDHRGHGTGTKAHRLLVDHLFRFTRAHRLEAFTDDDNVAEQRVLEKAGFHREGLLCQAAWRDGANRDVVVYGLLREG is encoded by the coding sequence GTGAAACACATCGCGCTCCGCGCCTTCACCGAAGACGACCTGCCGGTCCTCGACCGGTTCGCCACCGACCCCGAGGTGCTCGGGGCGTTCCAGTGGAACGGTTTCGCCGATCCGCAGGCGCGCCGCCGCCGCTTCGCCGAGGACGGTCTGCTCGGCGGGGCATCGAGCTTCATCGCCGTGACGGTGGACGGCGCCCTGGCCGGGATGGCCAGCTGGCGGGCCGCCGACCGCGGCGGGCCGGCCGGCGGCTGCCACGAGATCGGCCTGACCCTGCTGCCCGACCACCGCGGCCACGGCACCGGGACGAAGGCGCACCGGCTGCTCGTCGACCACCTGTTCCGCTTCACCCGCGCGCACCGGCTGGAGGCGTTCACCGACGACGACAACGTCGCCGAGCAGCGGGTGCTGGAGAAGGCCGGCTTCCACCGCGAAGGCCTGCTGTGCCAGGCGGCCTGGCGCGACGGCGCCAACCGCGACGTGGTCGTCTACGGCCTCCTGCGCGAGGGATGA